The window CACAGTAAGCCAGGAAATGCCAGAAAACGCCATCCTCAATAAAGTTCTGCATGAATAGGGGATCGGCCATAGTACTTACTGCAGCCGGGTCGAGTACCGGATACATACCTATGGCGGCTGCTACCAACGGTACGTTGTCTACAATGGCCGACAACAGTCCGATGGTATAACCCTGGGCAAAGACATTGGGGAGGTGCTGGGCCATGAATCGCGATGCCTGCTGAAGGATCCCCGCGCTCTGAAGCGCATCCACCGCCAGCAAAATTCCCAGGAAAAACATCAGCGTGGAGAAGTCGATGCGGCCCAGCACTTTTGATACGCGGAGCTTCAGATTCTCGTTCAACTGGTTCTTGCGGTTGTAGAGGATTTCGGTGTAGATCCACAACAGGCTTACCCCCAACAATAGACCAATGAATGGCGGCAAGTGGGTAACTGCTTTGAATACAGGTGATAGAATCAGGATGGAGACGCCGAAAACGAGTATTCCCAGGCGATCATTTTTCTGCATGTGACGTAACAGTTCAGCGTTCTCCCGCTCTTCCGACAGCGACATCTCCGCCTCAACCACGCTCCCCTTCAATAGGAACTGGGCCACCAGCAATGGAACTACGGTAGAGACAAGACTGGGGAAAAAGAGTTGCGGAATAATTGCTGTGGTAACGTTACCCTTCACCCACAACATGATGGTGGTGACGTCGCCTATCGGAGACCAGGCACCACCGCTATTGGCAGCAATGACAATAATGCTCCCGAAAAGCCATCGTTCACGTGTTTCGCTTATAATGCGGCGGGTAAGCATGATCATCACGATAGTTGTGGTAAGGTTGTCAAGGACGGCGGACATGAAGAAAGTGATCAAGGCAATGAGCCAAAGCAACTGTCGTTTTTTCCGGGTGGTTATCTTCTCGGTGATGTATGTGAATCCGCCATGAACATCGATAAACTCTACTATGGTCATTGCGGCCAGCAGGAAGAACAACATTTCGGCAATATCGCCGATACTCTCCAGTATCTGGTGATCGATCACGAAGTGTCTCACCTGGGTGTTGAAATCGTGAAGCTGGAGCTCGGGATGCGTCTGGACAAAATGATTAAAGGCATCGGGTGAGACGATGAGGACGGTATCGGGTGCCAGATAGACGTATAGTACCCACAATAGCGTACCGATCAGCAAGGCCACGCCCGCCTTGTTAACCTTTACGGTATGTTCCATCGCAATAAAGATATACCCTGCGATGAAAAGGAGAATCATTGCATAGATCATGCTGCAGTCTGAAAAATGGTCCAAAGTTAACCATTTAATCGAAAAAGAGCGGGGTTCTTTTTACAAAAATTAAAGGATTACCGTGACACAATGGTTATTTACAGCACGATTTTGATGTAAAGAGTTTAATCAGTTCCGCTTTCGCTGTCTCTTTTCCACCAGTTTCTCCTCATTTCCGGTAAGCACCTTCTTCAGTTCCGCCTGTAGTTTTTTGATTTCACGCTCCTGGTTATGGATGGTGGTAAGAAGGGAGTTCAACTCTTCATTATCCACCGAGTCGGGATATTGAGCCTTTACCCTGTCGATAAAATCGCTCAGCACATTCATGTAGTTGTTGAACGCATCGTAGGGGGATTGGTAGGGGCTGAACTTGTTGTGCATCGACCCGTCGTAGAAGTGCTTGGTCGACATGTAGTAGAAATGGTCGCTCGACTGCAGGTATTGCCAGTCCATCTTCAGTCGCCGGTCGTTGGTCAGCCTGACCCTTTCACTGATTTCGTAGAGGGTCTTGAATGCACTTTTCTGGAGCTTGTTTCCCAACCAGCGACTCAAGTCGCGCTCTTCATCAGACCAGGAGATGGTGTTGGGCACCGATACCGTGCCAACCGGTTCGTGACTCTCCATGATCTCGCTGGGTGTGGCGAAGGAGATTCCCCTGTCGAAGGCAAACTGGGGAAGCGCCCTCATGAATTCGAATATGCCCGAATGGGAGGGCTGCAGATTGCCGAAGGTCTCGTAGTTCATGAAGATGTTGAATACCTCCTCCTGCGGCGAGGTTGCGTCGATCCACGAGATATATTTGTCGGCCGTCAGCGGATACTCCTTCCAGGTACAGTCGGAAAAACGCAAGGAGATGTCGTCGCTGAACTGCGAGTTGCGCAGCAGCAACTTCATGTTGGGCTGTACCTCGGAAGTGTAGACGTAGTTGGGGCTCCGCCATGAGAGGATCAGCTTGGCCCCTTCCGATATCATCTTCGAGTAACCCATGTTATATGCCATCTCGGCGATATCGTCGGAGAAGATCATT of the Petrimonas mucosa genome contains:
- the nhaD gene encoding sodium:proton antiporter NhaD, with protein sequence MIYAMILLFIAGYIFIAMEHTVKVNKAGVALLIGTLLWVLYVYLAPDTVLIVSPDAFNHFVQTHPELQLHDFNTQVRHFVIDHQILESIGDIAEMLFFLLAAMTIVEFIDVHGGFTYITEKITTRKKRQLLWLIALITFFMSAVLDNLTTTIVMIMLTRRIISETRERWLFGSIIVIAANSGGAWSPIGDVTTIMLWVKGNVTTAIIPQLFFPSLVSTVVPLLVAQFLLKGSVVEAEMSLSEERENAELLRHMQKNDRLGILVFGVSILILSPVFKAVTHLPPFIGLLLGVSLLWIYTEILYNRKNQLNENLKLRVSKVLGRIDFSTLMFFLGILLAVDALQSAGILQQASRFMAQHLPNVFAQGYTIGLLSAIVDNVPLVAAAIGMYPVLDPAAVSTMADPLFMQNFIEDGVFWHFLAYCAGVGGSILIIGSAAGVVFMGLEKVPFGWYLKRISLIALLGYTFGAGAYILQQAIF
- a CDS encoding glycoside hydrolase family 57 protein, with the protein product MKTICFYFQIHQPYRLKRYRFFNIGRDHYYYDDYSNEDIMQQIAARSFVPANRMLLDLIRSSKGKFRVAISVSGVALDQMEVYAPEVIDGLKELSKTGAVEFLAETYSHSLASLADSVEFQNQVQMQTQKVKLLFDQKPTVLRNTEMIFSDDIAEMAYNMGYSKMISEGAKLILSWRSPNYVYTSEVQPNMKLLLRNSQFSDDISLRFSDCTWKEYPLTADKYISWIDATSPQEEVFNIFMNYETFGNLQPSHSGIFEFMRALPQFAFDRGISFATPSEIMESHEPVGTVSVPNTISWSDEERDLSRWLGNKLQKSAFKTLYEISERVRLTNDRRLKMDWQYLQSSDHFYYMSTKHFYDGSMHNKFSPYQSPYDAFNNYMNVLSDFIDRVKAQYPDSVDNEELNSLLTTIHNQEREIKKLQAELKKVLTGNEEKLVEKRQRKRN